In one Musa acuminata AAA Group cultivar baxijiao chromosome BXJ2-5, Cavendish_Baxijiao_AAA, whole genome shotgun sequence genomic region, the following are encoded:
- the LOC103973260 gene encoding stellacyanin isoform X2: protein MAKLLKMLALIVLSLGISAEATVFTVGDSAGWDISADLASWVANKVFYVGDALMFEYSTYHTVNEVDSAGYESCNFATPRLTGSNGNTTVPLTSPGERYFVCGVTLHCLGGMKLHVNVESNQTAASPVGAPPSATQAAPSPLLEWPSDKSDFPFLSGSYSHVVARGSYAGVASLLCAVAWALAL, encoded by the exons ATGGCTAAGCTCCTGAAGATGCTTGCGCTCATCGTTCTCAGCCTCGGGATATCGGCTGAAGCCACCGTCTTCACCGTCGGGGACAGCGCCGGTTGGGACATCAGCGCAGACCTTGCTTCCTGGGTTGCTAACAAGGTCTTCTACGTAGGAGATGCACTGA TGTTCGAGTACTCGACCTACCACACCGTGAACGAGGTCGATAGCGCCGGCTACGAGAGCTGCAACTTCGCCACCCCTCGACTGACGGGCAGTAACGGGAACACGACGGTCCCCCTCACCTCGCCTGGCGAGAGGTACTTCGTGTGCGGAGTTACACTGCATTGCTTGGGAGGGATGAAGCTTCACGTGAACGTGGAGAGCAATCAAACCGCGGCGTCTCCGGTGGGGGCGCCGCCGTCGGCGACGCAGGCTGCGCCTTCACCTTTGCTTGAGTGGCCttccgataaaagtgattttcccTTCCTAAGTGGTTCTTACAGCCATGTCGTCGCAAGGGGTTCTTACGCTGGTGTAGCTTCGTTGTTGTGTGCTGTGGCATGGGCGTTAGCTCTCTGA
- the LOC103973260 gene encoding stellacyanin isoform X1 encodes MAKLLKMLALIVLSLGISAEATVFTVGDSAGWDISADLASWVANKVFYVGDALMTVFEYSTYHTVNEVDSAGYESCNFATPRLTGSNGNTTVPLTSPGERYFVCGVTLHCLGGMKLHVNVESNQTAASPVGAPPSATQAAPSPLLEWPSDKSDFPFLSGSYSHVVARGSYAGVASLLCAVAWALAL; translated from the exons ATGGCTAAGCTCCTGAAGATGCTTGCGCTCATCGTTCTCAGCCTCGGGATATCGGCTGAAGCCACCGTCTTCACCGTCGGGGACAGCGCCGGTTGGGACATCAGCGCAGACCTTGCTTCCTGGGTTGCTAACAAGGTCTTCTACGTAGGAGATGCACTGA TGACAGTGTTCGAGTACTCGACCTACCACACCGTGAACGAGGTCGATAGCGCCGGCTACGAGAGCTGCAACTTCGCCACCCCTCGACTGACGGGCAGTAACGGGAACACGACGGTCCCCCTCACCTCGCCTGGCGAGAGGTACTTCGTGTGCGGAGTTACACTGCATTGCTTGGGAGGGATGAAGCTTCACGTGAACGTGGAGAGCAATCAAACCGCGGCGTCTCCGGTGGGGGCGCCGCCGTCGGCGACGCAGGCTGCGCCTTCACCTTTGCTTGAGTGGCCttccgataaaagtgattttcccTTCCTAAGTGGTTCTTACAGCCATGTCGTCGCAAGGGGTTCTTACGCTGGTGTAGCTTCGTTGTTGTGTGCTGTGGCATGGGCGTTAGCTCTCTGA
- the LOC103973291 gene encoding mavicyanin-like, with the protein MAGVVALLVLLVAAAPAASATDYTVGDLQGWVSGVDYTAWASGKTFNVDETLFFQYNGLHTLAEVGEADYKACSASNSIQTYTDQSTKITLTRPGSRYFICGTPGHCSSGMKLAVTVDGASSSTPAGSPPSTPSGLPASDPTTESSTKSSGGRSRGFHSGNALLLLGLVLAG; encoded by the exons ATGGCTGGTGTGGTAGCTCTTCTGGTCCTCCTTGTAGCAGCTGCTCCGGCCGCCTCCGCCACCGACTACACAGTGGGCGACTTGCAAGGATGGGTAAGTGGGGTGGACTACACCGCATGGGCTTCCGGCAAAACCTTCAACGTCGACGAAACTCTCT TCTTCCAGTACAATGGTCTTCACACTCTGGCCGAGGTTGGAGAAGCTGACTACAAAGCCTGCTCGGCCAGCAACTCCATCCAGACATACACGGATCAGAGCACCAAGATTACCCTCACCAGGCCCGGGAGCAGATACTTCATCTGTGGCACACCCGGGCACTGCTCCAGTGGGATGAAGCTGGCGGTGACCGTCGACGGTGCGAGCAGCTCGACGCCGGCCGGTTCTCCCCCGTCAACGCCTTCGGGCCTACCGGCTTCCGATCCGACGACGGAGTCATCTACTAAATCCAGCGGGGGGAGGAGCAGGGGCTTCCACAGCGGGAATGCTCTCCTGCTGCTGGGACTTGTTCTTGCGGGCTAG
- the LOC135612517 gene encoding serine/threonine-protein kinase D6PK-like — protein sequence MDEICELKMSTSQHPSADKGLGGHESGSTKEQSPSAVWKSQNSNATVLEEARKGKSALEEQNELAPDVDSFRSMDSFEESRGSSFNGASHPPEPMDTDLVKTVYVAIDQEKSNAGCLMRGLSVKGPFIEDLSIRVPVTKPNAALLSTDGTSPDEPNESGAVSSPFSVPHALQSMETTFLPPDSEEKECVWDASLPPSGNVSPHSSIDSSCVATAMSVVNSCTNTYRSDGMTSDGMLSLERACESTKGSVIGDSLGSAKTSISRASDSSGLSDDSSWSNITGSANKPHKGNDPRWKAILAVRSRDGILGMSHFRLLKRLGCGDIGSVYLSELSSTRCYFAMKVMDKASLASRKKLTRAQTEREILQLLDHPFLPTLYTHFETDRFSCLVMEFCPGGDLHTLRQRQPGKHFSEYAARFYAAEVLLALEYLHMLGVVYRDLKPENVLVRDDGHIMLSDFDLSLRCAVSPTLIKSSSFDSDPSKRAAGAFCVQPSCIEPSSVCVQPACFMPKLFPHKSKKKTRKPWAEAPRQQVATLPELVVEPTTARSMSFVGTHEYLAPEIIKGEGHGSAVDWWTFGIFLHELLYGRTPFKGSGNRATLFNVVGQQLRFPDTPSTSYASRDLIRGLLVKEPQHRLGVKRGAAEIKQHPFFEGVNWALIRCSTPPEVPRPVEAELPAKFGSAEGFGTSGKRIVGADVKSGGKYLDFEFF from the exons ATGGATGAGATTTGTGAGTTAAAAATGTCGACCTCGCAGCATCCTTCTGCTGATAAGGGCTTGGGTGGGCACGAAAGCGGCTCGACAAAAGAACAGAGTCCATCTGCTGTTTGGAAATCTCAAAATTCTAATGCAACTGTGCTCGAAGAAGCACGAAAAGGGAAAAGTGCATTAGAAGAGCAGAATGAATTAGCACCTGATGTTGATAGCTTCAGGAGCATGGACTCCTTTGAAGAATCCAGGGGAAGTTCTTTCAATGGGGCTAGTCATCCTCCGGAACCCATGGACACTGATCTTGTGAAGACGGTATATGTGGCAATAGATCAAGAAAAGTCTAATGCAGGGTGCTTGATGAGAGGGCTCTCTGTAAAAGGTCCTTTTATAGAAGATCTCTCTATTCGGGTTCCTGTGACGAAACCAAATGCTGCTCTTCTATCAACAGATGGAACCTCTCCCGACGAACCGAATGAGTCAGGTGCCGTGTCTTCTCCTTTTTCTGTTCCACATGCATTACAGTCAATGGAGACAACATTTTTACCACCAGATTCCGAAGAAAAAGAGTGTGTTTGGGATGCTTCCCTTCCCCCGAGTGGAAATGTCAGTCCTCACAGCAGCATTGACAGCTCCTGTGTGGCCACCGCAATGAGTGTCGTGAACAGTTGCACAAACACATACAGAAGTGATGGGATGACCAGCGATGGTATGCTTAGTTTGGAAAGGGCCTGCGAGAGCACAAAGGGAAGTGTTATAGGGGACTCACTTGGAAGTGCTAAAACGAGCATCAGTAGAGCGAGTGACAGCAGTGGTCTCAGTGATGACAGCAGCTGGAGTAATATCACTGGAAGTGCTAATAAGCCTCATAAGGGAAATGATCCTAGATGGAAGGCGATTCTTGCAGTTCGATCTCGTGATGGTATACTGGGTATGAGCCACTTCCGACTGCTCAAAAGGCTTGGATGTGGTGATATTGGTAGTGTTTATCTGTCAGAATTGAGCAGTACAAGGTGCTACTTTGCTATGAAGGTGATGGACAAGGCATCTCTAGCAAGCAGGAAGAAGCTGACAAGGGCTCAGACAGAAAGGGAAATCCTCCAACTTCTTGATCATCCTTTCTTGCCAACCTTGTACACTCATTTTGAGACTGACAGGTTTTCATGCTTGGTGATGGAGTTCTGCCCTGGTGGTGACTTGCATACCTTGAGGCAGCGACAGCCAGGGAAGCACTTTTCTGAATATGCAGCAAG ATTTTATGCTGCGGAAGTACTTCTGGCTCTTGAGTATCTTCACATGCTTGGAGTTGTATACAGAGATCTGAAACCAGAAAATGTACTTGTTCGTGATGATGGGCACATAATGCTTTCTGATTTTGATCTATCGTTAAGGTGCGCTGTCTCACCAACTCTGATAAAATCCTCGTCTTTCGACTCAGATCCTTCCAAGCGGGCAGCGGGCGCTTTTTGTGTCCAACCGTCCTGCATTGAGCCTTCTTCAGTTTGTGTTCAGCCTGCATGCTTCATGCCAAAACTATTCCCACATAAAAGCAAGAAAAAGACAAGGAAACCATGGGCTGAGGCACCAAGGCAGCAGGTAGCCACCCTGCCTGAGCTTGTTGTTGAGCCAACAACTGCTCGATCGATGTCCTTTGTTGGCACACATGAATATTTAGCCCCTGAAATCATCAAAGGTGAAGGCCATGGGAGTGCTGTGGACTGGTGGACATTTGGTATATTCCTGCACGAGCTCCTTTATGGAAGGACACCGTTTAAGGGCTCAGGCAACCGGGCAACATTGTTCAATGTAGTAGGTCAGCAGCTTAGATTCCCAGACACTCCGTCAACCAGCTATGCAAGCAGAGATTTGATAAGAGGGCTTCTAGTGAAAGAGCCCCAGCATCGGCTGGGCGTGAAGAGGGGGGCTGCAGAGATAAAGCAGCATCCCTTCTTCGAGGGTGTGAATTGGGCGCTGATTAGGTGCAGCACCCCACCGGAGGTGCCACGA